The following nucleotide sequence is from Streptomyces leeuwenhoekii.
CTGGCCCGGGCCGGCCGTGACGTCGTCGGCATCGACGTCGGCGAGGCGCAGACCGCCCGCGCCGTCGCTGCGCTGGAGGCCGCCACCGCCCGCGCCGTCGCCCGGGGGCGGCTGACCGAGCGGGAGCGGGCGGACGCCCTCGCCCGGGTGCGCGTCTCGACCGACCTGCGGGCGGCTGCCGACGCCGACCTGGTGATCGAGGTGGCGCCGGAGTCGTACGAGATCAAGCAGCAGATCATCCGGGAGCTGGACGGCATCGTGCGGCCGGACACCATCCTGGCGACCGGTACCAACGCCCTGTCCGTGACGCGTCTGGCCGCCGACTCGGCCCGCCCCGAGCGGGTGCTGGGCATGCACTTCTTCAACCCCGCCCCGGCCATGCGGCTGGTGGAGATCGTCTCGTCCGTGCTCACGGCGCCCGCGGCGGTCACGGCGGTCACCAACCTCGCCCTGGACCTCGGCAAGGAGCCCGTCGCGGTCGGTGACCGGCCCGGTTTCGTCGCCGACGGGCTGCTGTTCGGCTACCTCAACCAGGCCGCGGCGATGTACGAGGCGAAGTACGCCTCGCGCGAGGACATCGACGCCGCGATGCGGCTGGGCTGCGGGCTTCCCATGGGGCCGCTCGCCCTGCTCGACCTGATCGGGATCGACACCGCGCGCACGGTCCTGGAGGCCATGTACGCCGCCTCGCACGACCGGCTGCACGCTCCCGCCCCGGTCCTGAGGCAGCTCAGCGAGGCGGGGCTGACGGGCCGCAAGGCGGGGCGCGGTTTCTACACCTACGAGGCGCCGGGCAGCCCGGCCGTGGTGCCGGACGCGCTGACGCCCCGGGCGGGCGGTCCGCAGGTCCCCGGCCGCCCCGTCCGCTCGGTGGGGGTGGCCGGTTCCGGCACCATGGCCTCGGGCATCGCGGAGGTCTTCGCCAAGTCCGGGTACGAGGTGGTCCTCGCCGCGCGCAGCGCGGAGAAGGCCGAGGCCGCCAAGGCCCGTGTCGGCGCCTCCCTGGCTCGCTCGGTGGACCGGGGCCGGCTGACCGCCGAGGCCGCCGCGCAGACCCTGGAGCGGATCCGCCCCACCGGCTCCTACGACGACTTCGCCGACGTGGACCTGGCGGTGGAGGCCGTCGCGGAGGACCTGGAGGTCAAGCGGCAGCTCTTCGCCGCACTGGACAAGGTCTGCCGGCCGGGCGCCGTCCTGGCCACCACCACCTCCTCCCTCCCCGTCGTCGCCTGCGCCCGCGCCACCACCCGCCCGCAGGACGTGATCGGCATGCACTTCTTCAACCCCGCCCCGGCGATGAAGCTGGTGGAGGTGGTGCGCACGGTGCTGACGGCGGACGAGGTGCACGCCACCGTCCGCGAGGTCTGCGCCAAGATCGGGAAGCATCCCGTGGACTGCGGCGACCGGGCCGGGTTCATCGTGAACGCGCTGCTCTTTCCGTACCTGAACAACGCGGTGAAGATGGTGCAGGAGCACTACGCCTCGCTCGACGACATCGACGCGGCGATGAAGCTGGGCGGCGGCTACCCGATGGGCCCCTTCGAACTGCTGGACGTGGTCGGGCTGGACGTGTCGCTCGCCATCGAGAAGGTCCTGCACCGCGAGTTCCGCGACCCCGGGCTCGCCCCGGCACCGCTGCTGGAGCATCTGGTGGCCGCGGGCTGCCTCGGCCGCAAGACCGGCCGGGGCTTCCGCGAATATGCCAAGCGCTGAGCGTCCCGGCGACTGGATCCGGCCCGGCGACGACTGGGGCGGACTGCTGGAGCCGGGCGGGTGGCCCGCACCCGCCCGGCGCACCGCTTCGCCCCCCGGCGTCCGGGCGGAGCCCGGTCATGCGCACCGAGCTGCGCACATGCAGTACGTTCGGGGCATGTCCCAGCCCGCCAAGTCCTCACGTACACCCGCCACGCCCGACGCGCCGGAGAGCGCCGCGGGCGGCCGTGCCGCCGCCCAGCGGCTGAAAATGCGCCGAGAACTGGCGGCGGCGGCGATGGAGCTGTTCGCGACCAAGGGGTACGAGGCGACCACCGTCGACGAGATCGCTGCCGCGGCCGGGGTCGCCCGCCGCACCTTCTTCCGCCACTTCCGCTCCAAGGAAGAGGCGATCTTCCCGGACCACGACGACACCCTGGTGCGCGCCGAGGCCGTGCTCAACGCTGCGCCCCCGCACGAGCATCCGCTGGACACGGTGTGCCGCGGCATCAAGGAAGTCATGAAGATGTACGCGGCCCAGCCGGAGATCTCGGTCGCCCGCTACAAGCTCACGCGTGAGGTGCCCGCGCTGCGCGAGGCGGAGATCGCGTCGGTGGCGCGCTACGAACGCCTCTTCACCCGCTATCTGCTCGGGCACTTCGACGAGCACGCGCACGCCGACGACGCCAACGACGACCCGCTGCTGGCCGAGGTGGCCGCCTCCGCCGTGGTCACCGCCCACAACCACGTGCTGCGGCGCTGGCTGCGGGCGGGCGGCCAGGGCGATGTGGAGACGCAGCTCGACCACGCCTTCGCGATCGTCCGCAAGACGTTCGGCACGGGGATCATGGCAGGGCGCACCACGGCCCCGCGGCCGGCCGCCGCGACCGCCTCCGCGCAGGGCGAGGTGCTGGTGACCGTGGCCCGTACCGACGCCCCGCTCGACGAGGTCATGCGCACGATCGAGCAGGCCCTCAAGGAACGCTGAGCACCTCCCCCACGCTGTGACCGCTGTGAGAACGGCCACCCGACCGGGTGGCCGTTTTGGCATGTCAGGGGCGGATTTCCGGCCGACTGCGCCCCCGTTTCGATCGATCATCGCTCATCTGATACGTAAAGTTTTCATCTGAGAGCAATTACTGGCACCCAGTGCCTTGCCACCTGACACGGGGTGCCATACGTTGATGGTGTCCGGGCGGCCGGAGCGCGGCGACCTACCGCGCGCCGGCTGTCCCAGCGGACCGACGGCCCGCGCGCCCGGACGCCTGCGTCACAGGCACCCTCCCGCGCCACAAAGCGCTGCCGAACCGCTCCACCCCCGCCGAACCGACGGCCCCCTCACACCACCTCAGCAGCACCGACGTAACCCTCAGCGCCCCTTGCTCAGGGCGCTCATCGCCGGAGGCAACACCGTGACCGTGAAGGACATCCTGGCCGCGATCCAGTCGCCCGACTCCACGCCGGACGACTTCGCCGCCCTGCCGCTCCCCGAGTCGTACCGTGCGATCACCGTCCACAAGGACGAGGTCGAGATGTTCGCGGGCCTGGAAACCCGGGAGAAGGACCCGCGCAAGTCCATCCACCTGGACGAGGTCCCGGTGCCCGAACTCGGCCCGGGCGAGGCCCTGGTGGCCGTCATGGCCTCCTCGGTCAACTACAACTCGGTGTGGACCTCGATCTTCGAGCCGCTGTCGACCTTCGGCTTCCTGGAGCGTTACGGCAAGCTGTCGCCGCTGACCAAGCGGCACGACCTGCCGTACCACATCATCGGCTCCGACCTCGCGGGCGTCGTGCTGCGCACCGGCCCCGGCGTCAACGCCTGGAAGCCCGGCGACGAGGTGGTGGCCCACTGCCTGTCCGTCGAACTGGAGTCGCCCGACGGCCACGACGACACCATGCTCGACCCCGAGCAGCGCATCTGGGGCTTCGAGACCAACTTCGGCGGCCTCGCCGAGATCGCGCTGGTCAAGTCCAACCAGCTCATGCCCAAGCCCGCCCATCTGAGCTGGGAGGAGGCCGCCGCTCCGGGCCTGGTGAACTCCACCGCCTACCGGCAGCTCGTCTCCCGCAACGGCGCGGCGATGAAGCAGGGCGACAACGTCCTGATCTGGGGTGCCTCCGGGGGCCTCGGCTCCTACGCCACGCAGTTCGCCCTGGCCGGCGGCGCCACCCCGATCTGTGTCGTCTCCTCGCCGCAGAAGGCGGAGATATGCCGGAAGATGGGCGCCGAGCTGATCATCGACCGCGCCGCCGAGGGCTACCGGTTCTGGAAGGACGAGCACACCCAGGACCCCAAGGAGTGGAAGCGCTTCGGCAAGCGCATCCGCGAACTCACCGGCGGCGAGGACATCGACATCGTCTTCGAGCACCCCGGCCGCGAGACCTTCGGCGCCTCGGTCTACGTCACCCGCAAGGGCGGCACCATCACCACCTGCGCCTCCACCTCGGGCTACATGCACGAGTACGACAACCGCTACCTGTGGATGTCGCTCAAGCGGATCATCGGCTCGCACTTCGCCAACTACCGCGAGGCGTACGAGGCCAACCGCCTGATCGCCAAGGGCAAGATCCACCCCACCCTGTCCAAGGTCTACCCGCTCCACGAGACCGGCCAGGCGGCCCACGACGTCCACCGCAACGCCCACCAGGGCAAGGTCGGCGTGCTGTGCCTCGCCCCCGAGGAGGGCCTGGGCGTGCGCGACCACGAGATGCGCGCACAGCACCTCGACGCCATCAACCGCTTCCGGAACGTCTGAGGGGCGTCCGCATGACAGAGCGTCAGAAGGACCGGCCGTGGCTCATGCGGACCTACGCGGGGCACTCGACCGCCGAGGCGTCCAACGAGCTGTACCGGCGCAACCTCGCCAAGGGCCAGACGGGTCTGTCGGTGGCGTTCGACCTGCCGACGCAGACCGGTTACGACCCGGACCACGTCCTCGCCCGCGGCGAGGTCGGCCGGGTCGGCGTGCCGGTCGCGCACCTCGGTGACATGCGCCGGCTGTTCCATGACATCCCCCTGGAGCAGATGAACACCTCGATGACGATCAACGCCACGGCCATGTGGCTGCTGGCGCTCTATCAGGTCGTCGCCGAGGAGCAGGGCGCGGACGTCACCAAGCTCCAGGGGACGACCCAGAACGACATCGTCAAGGAGTACCTCTCGCGCGGGACGCACGTCTTCCCTCCCGGGCCCTCCCTCCGGCTGACGACGGACATGATCGCGTACACGGTCTCCCACATCCCGAAGTGGAACCCGATAAACATCTGCAGCTACCACCTGCAGGAGGCGGGCGCCACCCCGGTGCAGGAGATCGCGTACGCGATGTCCACCGCGATCGCCGTCCTCGACGCCGTGCGCGACTCCGGCCAGGTGCCGCAGGAGCGCATGGGCGACGTCGTCGGCCGGATCTCCTTCTTCGTGAACGCGGGCGTCCGCTTCATCGAGGAGATGTGCAAGATGCGCGCCTTCGGCCGCATCTGGGACAAGGTCACGCGTGAGCGGTACGGCATCGAGGACCCCCGGCACCGTCGCTTCCGCTACGGCGTCCAGGTCAACTCGCTCGGCCTGACCGAGGCGCAGCCGGAGAACAACGTCCAGCGGATCGTGCTGGAGATGCTGGCGGTCACCCTCTCCAAGGACGCCCGCGCGCGTGCCGTGCAGTTGCCCGCCTGGAACGAGGCCCTGGGGCTGCCCCGCCCCTGGGACCAGCAGTGGTCGCTGCGCATCCAGCAGGTCCTCGCCTACGAGAGCGACCTGCTGGAGTACGACGACATCTTCGAGGGCTCGAAGGTGGTCGAGGCGAAGGTGGACGAGCTGGCCCGGGCCGCGCTCGCCGAGATGGAGCGGATCGAGGAGATGGGCGGCGCGCTGGCCGCCGTCGAGTCCGGGTACCTGAAGTCACGGCTGGTCGCCTCGCACGCCGAGCGCCGGGCCCGGATCGAGTCGGGCCAGGAGAAGATCGTCGGCGTCAACGTCTTCGAGTCGACCGAGCCGAACCCGCTCACCGCCGACCTGGACACCGCCATCCAGACGGTCGACCCGGCGGTCGAGGCCCGGGTCGTCGCCTCGCTCCGGCACTGGCGCGACACCCGCTACCAGCCGCCGTTCAACCACCCGCGCCCCTGCAAGGCGCTGGAGCGGCTGAAGGAGGCCGCGCGCGGCACCGAGAACCTCATGGAGGCCACTCTGGAGTGCGCCCGCGCGGGCGTCACGACCGGCGAGTGGGCGGGGGCCCTGCGGGAGGTCTTCGGCGAGTTCCGGGCGCCGACCGGGGTGTCGTCCGCGCCGGTGGCGGTCCCCGCCGAGGAAGGCTCCGCCCTGGCCGAGGTGCGCCGCAAGGTGGAGCGGACCGCCCGGGACCTCGGCGTCGGCAAGCTGCGCTTCCTGGTCGGCAAGCCCGGCCTGGACGGGCACTCCAACGGGGCCGAGCAGATCGCCGTACGGGCCCGTGACGCCGGCTTCGAGGTGGTCTACCAGGGCATCCGGCTCACCCCCGAACAGATCGTGGACGCGGCCCTGGCGGAGGACGTGCACGCGGTCGGCCTGTCCATCCTCTCCGGCTCGCACGCCCAGCTCGTGCCGGACGTGCTGGAGCGGCTGCGTGTGGCCGGTGCCACAGATATTCCGGTGATCGCCGGTGGCATCATCCCAAGCGGTGACGCCGAAGAGCTGCGGGCCGCCGGAGTGGCCGCGGTCTTCACCCCGAAGGATTTCGACATCACCGGGATCATCGGCCGGATCGTCGACGAGATCCGGAACGCGAACAAGCTCGACCCCCTGGAGGTCCCCGCATGACCGCCCACCCGTCGCCCACCACCCTCTCAACGGGCGACTCCGCCGCACAGCCTTCCGTCGACCGCCTGCGTCCCCGGCGCTCCTGCCTGGCGGTACCGGGCTCGAACCCGCGCTTCCTGGAGAAGGCCCAGGGCCTCCCGGCGGACCAGGTGTTCCTGGACCTGGAGGACGCGTGCGCGCCGCTCGCCAAGCCCGAGGCGCGGCACACCATCGTGAAGTTCCTCAACGAGGGCGACTGGTCCGGCAAGACGCGGGTCGTGCGCGTCAACGACTGGACGACCGAGTGGACGTACCGGGACGTGGTCACGGTCGTCGAGGGCGCCGGCCCCAACCTGGACTGCATCATGCTGCCCAAGGTGCAGGACGCCCAGCAGATCGTCGCCCTCGACCTCCTGCTCACCCAGATCGAGAAGACGATGGGCTTCGAGGTGGGCCGGATCGGCATCGAGGCGCAGATCGAGAACGCCCGCGGCCTGAACAACGTCAACGAGATCGCGCAGGCCAGCCCGCGCATCGAGACGATCATCTTCGGCCCGGCCGACTTCATGGCGTCGATCAACATGAAGTCGCTCGTCGTGGGCGAGCAGCCGCCGGGCTACCCGGCGGACGCCTACCACTACATCCTGATGAAGATCCTGATGGCCGCCCGCGCCAACGACCTCCAGGCGATCGACGGCCCCTACCTCCAGATCCGCAACGTCGACGGCTTCCGCGAGGTCGCCGGCCGCGCCGCCGCCCTCGGCTTCGACGGCAAGTGGGTGCTCCACCCCGGTCAGGTGGACGCCGCCAACGAGGTCTTCTCGCCCTCCCAGGAGGACTACGACCACGCCGAGCTGATCCTGGACGCGTACGAGTACTACACGTCCGAGGCGGGCGGCAAGAAGGGCTCCGCGATGCTCGGCGACGAGATGATCGACGAGGCCAGCCGCAAGATGGCCCTGGTGATCGCGGGCAAGGGCCGCGCCGCCGGCATGAGGCGCACCAGCTCGTTCGAGATCCCGGAGGCGTGAGCGCGATGCAGTTCGGACGCACCTACGAGGAGTTCGAGGTCGGGGCGACGTACAAGCACTGGCCGGGCAAGACGGTCACCGAGTACGACGACCACCTGTTCTGCCTCCTCACCATGAACCACCACCCGCTCCACCTGGACTCCCACTACGCCGAGAACACGACGGACTTCGGCAGGAACGTGGTGGTCGGCAACTACGTCTACTCCCTGCTGCTCGGCATGTCGGTGCCGGACGTCTCCGGCAAGGCGATCGCCAACCTGGAGATCGAGTCGCTCAGGCACGTGGCGCCGACCTTCCACGGCGACACGGTCTACGGCGAGACCACGGTGCTCGACAAGTGGCCGTCGAAGTCGAAGAGCGACCGGGGCATCGTCCACGTGGAGACCAGGGGCTACAAGCAGGACGGCACGCTGGTGTGCGTGTTCCGCCGCAAGGTGATGGTGCCCACCGAGACCTACATCAAGGAGCGCGGCGGCGAGCAGCCCGGCCGCCCGGAGCCGAAGCCGCAGGAGAAGTAGATGAGCCGCCTCGCCCAGACCCACGGCCTCACGGACGTCCAGCGGGAGATCCTCGCCACCGTCCGGGAATTCGTGGACAAGGAGATCATCCCGGTCGCGACCGAGCTGGAGCACCGCGACGAGTACCCGCAGGCGATCGTGGACGGGCTGAAGGAGCTGGGCCTGTTCGGCCTGATGATCCCCGAGGAGTACGGGGGTCTGGGCGAGTCGCTGCTGACGTACGCGCTGTGCGTGGAGGAGATCGCCCGGGGCTGGATGTCGGTGTCCGGCATCATCAACACGCACTTCATCGTGGCGTACATGCTCAAGCAGCACGGCACCCAGGAGCAGAAGGACCACTTCCTGCCGAGGATGGCCGCCGGCGACGTCCGGGGCGCCTTCTCGATGTCGGAGCCGGGACTGGGCTCGGACGTGTCGGCGATCACGTCGAAGGCGGTGAAGGACGGTGACGAGTACGTCCTGACCGGCCAGAAGATGTGGCTGACGAACGGCGGCACCTCGTCGCTGGTGGCCGTCCTGGTGCGCAGTGACGAGGGTCACACGGGCGCGGCCCCGCACAAGTCGATGACGACCTTCCTGGTGGAGAAGGAGCCCGGCTTCGGCGAGGTCCGGCCCGGTCTGACCATCCCCGGCAAGATCGAGAAGATGGGCTACAAGGGGGTCGACACCACCGAGCTCATCATGGACGGTCTGCGCATTCCGGCCGATCGGGTGCTCGGCGGGGTGACCGGCCGAGGTTTTTACCAAATGATGGACGGCGTGGAGGTGGGGCGCGTCAATGTGGCGGCGCGTGGCTGCGGCGTCGCGCAGCGTGCC
It contains:
- a CDS encoding 3-hydroxyacyl-CoA dehydrogenase family protein gives rise to the protein MATPLSDTPLSPLRTVAVVGLGTMGTGIAEVLARAGRDVVGIDVGEAQTARAVAALEAATARAVARGRLTERERADALARVRVSTDLRAAADADLVIEVAPESYEIKQQIIRELDGIVRPDTILATGTNALSVTRLAADSARPERVLGMHFFNPAPAMRLVEIVSSVLTAPAAVTAVTNLALDLGKEPVAVGDRPGFVADGLLFGYLNQAAAMYEAKYASREDIDAAMRLGCGLPMGPLALLDLIGIDTARTVLEAMYAASHDRLHAPAPVLRQLSEAGLTGRKAGRGFYTYEAPGSPAVVPDALTPRAGGPQVPGRPVRSVGVAGSGTMASGIAEVFAKSGYEVVLAARSAEKAEAAKARVGASLARSVDRGRLTAEAAAQTLERIRPTGSYDDFADVDLAVEAVAEDLEVKRQLFAALDKVCRPGAVLATTTSSLPVVACARATTRPQDVIGMHFFNPAPAMKLVEVVRTVLTADEVHATVREVCAKIGKHPVDCGDRAGFIVNALLFPYLNNAVKMVQEHYASLDDIDAAMKLGGGYPMGPFELLDVVGLDVSLAIEKVLHREFRDPGLAPAPLLEHLVAAGCLGRKTGRGFREYAKR
- a CDS encoding MaoC family dehydratase, with translation MQFGRTYEEFEVGATYKHWPGKTVTEYDDHLFCLLTMNHHPLHLDSHYAENTTDFGRNVVVGNYVYSLLLGMSVPDVSGKAIANLEIESLRHVAPTFHGDTVYGETTVLDKWPSKSKSDRGIVHVETRGYKQDGTLVCVFRRKVMVPTETYIKERGGEQPGRPEPKPQEK
- the ccrA gene encoding crotonyl-CoA carboxylase/reductase, yielding MKDILAAIQSPDSTPDDFAALPLPESYRAITVHKDEVEMFAGLETREKDPRKSIHLDEVPVPELGPGEALVAVMASSVNYNSVWTSIFEPLSTFGFLERYGKLSPLTKRHDLPYHIIGSDLAGVVLRTGPGVNAWKPGDEVVAHCLSVELESPDGHDDTMLDPEQRIWGFETNFGGLAEIALVKSNQLMPKPAHLSWEEAAAPGLVNSTAYRQLVSRNGAAMKQGDNVLIWGASGGLGSYATQFALAGGATPICVVSSPQKAEICRKMGAELIIDRAAEGYRFWKDEHTQDPKEWKRFGKRIRELTGGEDIDIVFEHPGRETFGASVYVTRKGGTITTCASTSGYMHEYDNRYLWMSLKRIIGSHFANYREAYEANRLIAKGKIHPTLSKVYPLHETGQAAHDVHRNAHQGKVGVLCLAPEEGLGVRDHEMRAQHLDAINRFRNV
- a CDS encoding TetR family transcriptional regulator encodes the protein MSQPAKSSRTPATPDAPESAAGGRAAAQRLKMRRELAAAAMELFATKGYEATTVDEIAAAAGVARRTFFRHFRSKEEAIFPDHDDTLVRAEAVLNAAPPHEHPLDTVCRGIKEVMKMYAAQPEISVARYKLTREVPALREAEIASVARYERLFTRYLLGHFDEHAHADDANDDPLLAEVAASAVVTAHNHVLRRWLRAGGQGDVETQLDHAFAIVRKTFGTGIMAGRTTAPRPAAATASAQGEVLVTVARTDAPLDEVMRTIEQALKER
- a CDS encoding acyl-CoA dehydrogenase family protein, giving the protein MSRLAQTHGLTDVQREILATVREFVDKEIIPVATELEHRDEYPQAIVDGLKELGLFGLMIPEEYGGLGESLLTYALCVEEIARGWMSVSGIINTHFIVAYMLKQHGTQEQKDHFLPRMAAGDVRGAFSMSEPGLGSDVSAITSKAVKDGDEYVLTGQKMWLTNGGTSSLVAVLVRSDEGHTGAAPHKSMTTFLVEKEPGFGEVRPGLTIPGKIEKMGYKGVDTTELIMDGLRIPADRVLGGVTGRGFYQMMDGVEVGRVNVAARGCGVAQRAFELGVRYAQQRHTFGRPIAQHQAIQFKLAEMATKVEAAHAMMVNAARKKDSGERNDLEAGMAKYLAAEYCKEVVEDAFRIHGGYGFSKEYEIERLYREAPMLLIGEGTAEIQKMIIGRRLLEEYRFQG
- a CDS encoding HpcH/HpaI aldolase/citrate lyase family protein → MTAHPSPTTLSTGDSAAQPSVDRLRPRRSCLAVPGSNPRFLEKAQGLPADQVFLDLEDACAPLAKPEARHTIVKFLNEGDWSGKTRVVRVNDWTTEWTYRDVVTVVEGAGPNLDCIMLPKVQDAQQIVALDLLLTQIEKTMGFEVGRIGIEAQIENARGLNNVNEIAQASPRIETIIFGPADFMASINMKSLVVGEQPPGYPADAYHYILMKILMAARANDLQAIDGPYLQIRNVDGFREVAGRAAALGFDGKWVLHPGQVDAANEVFSPSQEDYDHAELILDAYEYYTSEAGGKKGSAMLGDEMIDEASRKMALVIAGKGRAAGMRRTSSFEIPEA
- a CDS encoding protein meaA, whose translation is MTERQKDRPWLMRTYAGHSTAEASNELYRRNLAKGQTGLSVAFDLPTQTGYDPDHVLARGEVGRVGVPVAHLGDMRRLFHDIPLEQMNTSMTINATAMWLLALYQVVAEEQGADVTKLQGTTQNDIVKEYLSRGTHVFPPGPSLRLTTDMIAYTVSHIPKWNPINICSYHLQEAGATPVQEIAYAMSTAIAVLDAVRDSGQVPQERMGDVVGRISFFVNAGVRFIEEMCKMRAFGRIWDKVTRERYGIEDPRHRRFRYGVQVNSLGLTEAQPENNVQRIVLEMLAVTLSKDARARAVQLPAWNEALGLPRPWDQQWSLRIQQVLAYESDLLEYDDIFEGSKVVEAKVDELARAALAEMERIEEMGGALAAVESGYLKSRLVASHAERRARIESGQEKIVGVNVFESTEPNPLTADLDTAIQTVDPAVEARVVASLRHWRDTRYQPPFNHPRPCKALERLKEAARGTENLMEATLECARAGVTTGEWAGALREVFGEFRAPTGVSSAPVAVPAEEGSALAEVRRKVERTARDLGVGKLRFLVGKPGLDGHSNGAEQIAVRARDAGFEVVYQGIRLTPEQIVDAALAEDVHAVGLSILSGSHAQLVPDVLERLRVAGATDIPVIAGGIIPSGDAEELRAAGVAAVFTPKDFDITGIIGRIVDEIRNANKLDPLEVPA